GGGATATTAGAGTAATAAAAATGAGTTGAAAACCAATTTGAATATTTACTCTATCAATTACCTTAAGGTGTTTATGAGTTAGgctaaaagaagaaaaggacTTGAGCCATGAGGAGCCATTCTCTTCTCTCCCTTCTAACTCGCAAACAAGCTCTTACATTTCAGTGCTGTCATGTAGAAACTTTATGGTGTTGAACGTTGATGTATACATCACTGGTAAATTACTTAGAAacaaatatacatataaaaaaataaagtacaagGCCATTAAGTCAGATAGAAAGCGTGCCCGTTTATGCAGAAACAGTATTCGTTTATCATTCAAACTAGTAAGGTGAAAAAGTATGTTCAAGTTCAACATAATATACGTTGAGGGATAAAGGGTTGCTTAGTAAATGCAAGGGTAATTGAGTGAATTCACCTCGTCCGCAAAACTTTTACAAAAACAAAAGTGGCCTAAATAGAAAGAAGACTGGCTTCTAAGTTCTAACTATTTACAATAATCACAAATAAGACATCAATTGGCTTGATATGAAGACAAACATAATACAAatgattttatatattaaaaaaaaggacATAATACAATTGATTGTTACAATAATCACTTAACAATCATCAATTGGCTTGATATAAGGCATAAAACAAATGATTGTGTAAGAAAAAGAAGACATCACAAAGAAGAAAGGGAAACAATTGTTTCCACAGTTACATCACTATTTGAAAGCTTATAAATTATCACAATAATCACTACATAACAAATCAAAAGGGGAAAATATAGCCTCACCTAGCCAAAATTGGATTCCCCCACATCTCTCCACCTAAACCTTTAAACTTTTAGTGTATAAGAAATCATTCGTTTCTATTTAATAAGCTGTGAACAATAGATAAAAGACaaacgaaaaaaatatatattcctAGAAAAGTCAAAAACTTTCTACTTCTGACTCTACAGTTATGGCTAACACAATCAAAGATCAATAAATAGTTCAACAGTAATCTGAGGTTGCATAAGCCATAAGCAATCAAGAAGCagtgcaattttttttttttttttttgtcaatagATGTAGTGCAATTTAACTACCGGCACAATCTAGAAGGTGAGGGTGACTTTGATTTATGTACCTGTGCCACAGTGGCTTATACCTGCCTATAGCTAGCTTCAGCCATGGCTTCATGTTCCCATTGAAGTGGATAACTGCCGCGCTTTCAATTAGACGGTTGTCAATATTTAAGTCATAACCCAATCCTAAAACATGCCATCTTCTATCAAGTGGTTCTGTCAAACCATAGAAACTTAGAAGAGCTGGAGGAAGCGTGCCAAGCTTCCAGAGTGTGCCATTGGCATTTTGCTCCAGCCAATAGTGATATCTTGCTGTCACATCTGCTTTCCTCCATGCAACCAAGTCAAAAATGTTCATGCCAAATGCCCATCCACATGCCTGTGGATCGAACTTTGAGCTTATAATTGAATTTGAGAAGTTTAGATACTTGTAGTACCGATGAAAAGCTTCAAGACAAGTTTCAACTGCACCATTCACATTTCCATGCAAATCCAGTGAGAAAAGTATGGTGAGGTCCTTCTGGACGACGACATCATCGTCAAGGAAAACAACCTTCTCAAGTTGTGGATAAATCTCAGGGATGTAAAACCGAAGATGATTAAGTACAGACAAATACTTGGGGTTCCGAACTTTTGATTCGACATTCACATCTTGATAAGCTCCAAAATAGAAGGCTTGAGATTCTGGATTGTGTAGCTGTTTGATAATTGGAGAATAATTTTCATTCAACCAATGAAAGTCCTCAAAATTCTGCACCTCTATGATGGCCCCTTTAAAGTCATTACTAAGGAACCATGCTTGCATTGCTCCATAATTGACACCATTGGTGACAATGTGAAAGATCAATTGTTTTGGGTGGTCTGCATTGACAACTGTAGAGTTAACAACAACTGATGTTGCGAGCACATTATCTGAAAAAATGCAGAAATGATATAAACTGTTGTCCTTGAGACGAGAAGTTTTCCACTCGTTTGAGTGTTTTTGCAGGGACAATGTCCTTAGCCAATCAGTCATAAGTTTCACATTTAGGCAATGAAGACTCTTTGGCAGTGCTTCGGCTGACATTTGAGCAAACACTGTGCTTTGAACTGTTACAGCATTGGCACGTTCTTCGAGAGCTTGAATGTGCGACTTCATTG
This sequence is a window from Arachis stenosperma cultivar V10309 chromosome 10, arast.V10309.gnm1.PFL2, whole genome shotgun sequence. Protein-coding genes within it:
- the LOC130954411 gene encoding hexosyltransferase GAUT11-like isoform X2 — encoded protein: MRRRAAAEFRRRVRRRFSYWIWFLFAAFSLAALLLFVVQHNHRQDQFQLPLTEKNARGELAKESMNFSNEILSATSFSRQLAEQMVLAKAYVVIAKAHNNHHFAWQLSSKIRICQLLLSKAAMTGEPITLDEAEPIIKSLSSLIFKAQDVHYDIATTIVTMKSHIQALEERANAVTVQSTVFAQMSAEALPKSLHCLNVKLMTDWLRTLSLQKHSNEWKTSRLKDNSLYHFCIFSDNVLATSVVVNSTVVNADHPKQLIFHIVTNGVNYGAMQAWFLSNDFKGAIIEVQNFEDFHWLNENYSPIIKQLHNPESQAFYFGAYQDVNVESKVRNPKYLSVLNHLRFYIPEIYPQLEKVVFLDDDVVVQKDLTILFSLDLHGNVNGAVETCLEAFHRYYKYLNFSNSIISSKFDPQACGWAFGMNIFDLVAWRKADVTARYHYWLEQNANGTLWKLGTLPPALLSFYGLTEPLDRRWHVLGLGYDLNIDNRLIESAAVIHFNGNMKPWLKLAIGRYKPLWHRFRWRDVGESNFG
- the LOC130954411 gene encoding hexosyltransferase GAUT11-like isoform X1, with the protein product MRRRAAAEFRRRVRRRFSYWIWFLFAAFSLAALLLFVVQHNHRQDQFQLPLTEKNARGELAKESMNFSNEILSATSFSRQLAEQMVLAKAYVVIAKAHNNHHFAWQLSSKIRICQLLLSKAAMTGEPITLDEAEPIIKSLSSLIFKAQDVHYDIATTIVTMKSHIQALEERANAVTVQSTVFAQMSAEALPKSLHCLNVKLMTDWLRTLSLQKHSNEWKTSRLKDNSLYHFCIFSDNVLATSVVVNSTVVNADHPKQLIFHIVTNGVNYGAMQAWFLSNDFKGAIIEVQNFEDFHWLNENYSPIIKQLHNPESQAFYFGAYQDVNVESKVRNPKYLSVLNHLRFYIPEIYPQLEKVVFLDDDVVVQKDLTILFSLDLHGNVNGAVETCLEAFHRYYKYLNFSNSIISSKFDPQACGWAFGMNIFDLVAWRKADVTARYHYWLEQNANGTLWKLGTLPPALLSFYGLTEPLDRRWHVLGLGYDLNIDNRLIESAAVIHFNGNMKPWLKLAIGRYKPLWHRYINQSHPHLLDCAGS